A window from Moritella yayanosii encodes these proteins:
- the dsbC gene encoding bifunctional protein-disulfide isomerase/oxidoreductase DsbC: protein MLKKLMITAIAAGLVGSFVFGVNSAPQQATPAVPTTTHTMPATDVALSAQQLDISRLLAEKLNFKVSSVSDSVIPGLFEVATDQGIFYVNADVSNLIQGSLYQVDDNGVTDLTEQAMGKVRQQAIQAFANDTINYPAEHEQYSITVFTDINCGYCRKLHNEVAQLNQLGISVKYLAFPRGGLNSKTYQDMASIWCAEDRAQAMNNAKRGGKVVPESCTNTVAQQYELGRRLGVTGTPAIVFENGQMQPGYVPAAQLLSILTSVDKS from the coding sequence ATGTTAAAGAAATTAATGATTACAGCAATCGCTGCAGGTTTGGTGGGGAGTTTTGTATTTGGGGTCAATAGTGCACCGCAACAAGCAACACCGGCTGTGCCGACTACAACACATACTATGCCTGCGACAGACGTTGCACTATCTGCCCAGCAGCTCGATATCTCACGCTTATTAGCTGAAAAACTTAATTTTAAAGTATCGAGTGTCAGTGACAGTGTTATCCCTGGTTTGTTTGAAGTTGCGACCGACCAAGGTATCTTTTATGTCAACGCGGATGTTTCTAATCTTATCCAAGGTTCACTTTATCAAGTTGATGATAATGGCGTCACAGATCTAACCGAACAAGCCATGGGTAAAGTACGCCAGCAAGCAATACAAGCATTCGCTAATGATACCATTAACTACCCAGCTGAACATGAACAGTACAGCATCACGGTATTTACCGATATTAACTGCGGTTACTGTCGTAAGTTACATAACGAAGTCGCGCAACTTAATCAGCTTGGTATTAGCGTAAAATATTTAGCCTTTCCACGCGGTGGTCTCAACTCTAAGACTTACCAAGATATGGCGTCAATTTGGTGTGCTGAAGACCGGGCTCAAGCGATGAATAATGCCAAACGTGGTGGCAAGGTCGTTCCTGAAAGTTGCACCAATACCGTGGCTCAACAATATGAACTTGGTCGTCGTTTAGGCGTGACTGGTACGCCTGCTATTGTGTTTGAAAATGGACAAATGCAACCGGGTTA
- the xerD gene encoding site-specific tyrosine recombinase XerD has protein sequence MEKIEIIEQFLDVMWHERGLSDNTLSSYRNDLNQYHHWLVQHKQQLLTVDRLEIQAFMASRFDLGYKASSTARQLSAIRRFYQYLYREEMRDDDPTALLISPKLPQRLPDDLSEAEVNALLAAPKLDDPIQLRDKAMMEVLYATGLRVSELVGLSMESVSLRQGLVRVTGKGGKERLVPMGEEAVYWTERFIAEGRATLLKGLTSDVVFPSRRGNFMTRQTFWHRLKHYSQVAGITTHLSPHTLRHAFATHLLNYGADLRVVQMLLGHSDLSTTQIYTHVATARLEQLHSEHHPRA, from the coding sequence TTGGAAAAAATTGAAATAATAGAACAGTTTTTAGATGTTATGTGGCACGAGCGCGGGTTGTCAGACAATACTCTGAGCTCTTATCGTAATGATTTAAACCAATATCATCACTGGTTAGTGCAACACAAGCAGCAATTATTAACCGTTGATCGGCTTGAAATCCAAGCATTTATGGCAAGCCGTTTTGATTTAGGCTACAAAGCCAGTAGTACCGCGCGTCAGCTGAGTGCGATCCGTCGCTTCTATCAATATCTCTATCGTGAGGAGATGCGCGATGATGATCCGACCGCCTTACTCATTAGCCCGAAACTACCGCAGCGTTTGCCTGACGATTTATCTGAAGCGGAAGTGAATGCATTATTAGCTGCACCAAAATTAGACGATCCGATCCAATTACGTGATAAGGCCATGATGGAGGTGTTATATGCCACAGGATTACGGGTATCAGAATTAGTTGGCTTGAGTATGGAATCTGTGAGCTTACGCCAAGGGTTAGTGCGTGTGACCGGCAAGGGCGGTAAGGAACGCTTAGTACCTATGGGAGAAGAAGCTGTGTATTGGACTGAGCGCTTTATTGCCGAAGGTCGCGCGACGTTATTAAAAGGGTTAACGTCTGATGTGGTGTTTCCTTCCCGACGTGGCAACTTTATGACTCGGCAAACTTTTTGGCATCGTCTTAAGCATTATTCACAAGTCGCAGGGATCACAACGCATTTGTCTCCACACACTTTGCGTCATGCGTTTGCCACCCATTTATTGAACTATGGCGCCGATCTTCGTGTCGTACAAATGTTACTTGGTCACAGTGATTTATCCACCACACAAATTTATACCCATGTGGCCACCGCACGATTAGAGCAGTTGCATAGTGAACACCATCCTCGTGCGTAA
- the fldB gene encoding flavodoxin FldB, with translation MKIGLYYGSTTFYTTIAAEKIQAEIGAELVDLHDIKDSGFTDIETYDVVIFGISTWDYGELQEDWGDLWSDIAGINLAGKTVALFGLGDQVNYSEWYLDAMGMLFDELQDKGIHFIGQWPNQGYEFVASKALTADENQFFGLALDDDSQYDQTDERIATWTLQVLEEIAAHYT, from the coding sequence ATGAAAATCGGTTTATATTACGGCTCCACTACTTTTTATACCACCATAGCTGCAGAAAAGATCCAAGCTGAAATTGGCGCAGAACTGGTCGACTTACATGACATAAAAGACTCTGGTTTTACGGATATAGAAACCTATGACGTCGTTATATTCGGTATTTCGACTTGGGATTATGGCGAACTTCAGGAAGACTGGGGCGATCTGTGGTCTGATATTGCAGGCATTAACCTGGCAGGGAAAACCGTCGCGCTATTTGGTCTTGGTGATCAAGTTAACTACAGCGAATGGTACTTGGATGCGATGGGCATGCTATTTGACGAGTTACAAGATAAAGGCATTCACTTTATCGGCCAATGGCCAAACCAAGGTTATGAATTCGTGGCTTCAAAAGCGTTAACTGCAGATGAAAACCAGTTTTTCGGTCTCGCACTCGATGACGACAGCCAATACGATCAGACTGATGAACGTATTGCCACTTGGACCTTACAAGTACTCGAAGAAATTGCAGCACATTATACATAA
- the hflC gene encoding protease modulator HflC: MNQLKAVILVLVLLLGFSSFFVINEGERALVVRFGKVLKTGEEAKIYLPGLNFKVPFIDSIRVLSSRLQTLDGNADRFVTSEKKDLIIDSYVKWRIVDFEKFYLATNGGNFLQAQSLLQRKITNGLRNEIGNRTIKDIVSGQRGEVMETALKRMARSSELGILVEDVRIKQINLPQEVSNSIFQRMSAERHAVAKEHRSQGYEQAEILKAEVDAKVTVMLAEANRQARQKRGEGDADAAKIYADTYNKDVEFYGFLRSLEAYSKSFSNKSDVLVISPDSDFFNYMKGPAIR; this comes from the coding sequence ATGAATCAATTAAAAGCAGTTATTTTAGTACTTGTGCTATTACTTGGTTTTTCGTCTTTCTTTGTGATAAACGAAGGTGAACGTGCGCTAGTAGTGCGGTTTGGTAAAGTACTTAAAACAGGTGAGGAAGCGAAAATTTATCTTCCGGGTCTGAACTTTAAAGTACCGTTTATCGATTCAATTCGCGTGTTAAGCTCGCGCTTACAAACGCTGGATGGTAACGCTGATCGTTTTGTTACTTCTGAAAAGAAAGATTTAATTATCGATTCTTACGTGAAATGGCGTATCGTAGACTTTGAGAAATTTTACCTTGCCACCAATGGCGGTAACTTCTTACAAGCACAGTCTTTATTACAACGTAAAATTACCAATGGACTACGTAATGAAATTGGTAACCGTACGATTAAAGATATCGTTTCTGGCCAACGTGGCGAAGTAATGGAAACGGCATTGAAACGTATGGCACGTTCATCTGAGCTAGGTATCCTGGTTGAAGACGTTCGAATTAAACAGATCAATCTACCGCAGGAAGTCAGTAACTCTATTTTCCAACGTATGAGTGCAGAGCGTCATGCTGTAGCGAAAGAACATCGTTCGCAAGGTTATGAACAAGCTGAGATCTTAAAAGCAGAAGTGGATGCGAAAGTAACCGTAATGCTTGCTGAAGCCAACCGTCAAGCACGTCAAAAACGTGGTGAAGGTGATGCAGACGCGGCGAAGATTTATGCTGATACGTATAATAAAGATGTCGAGTTTTATGGTTTCTTACGTAGTCTAGAAGCTTATTCTAAGAGCTTTAGTAATAAGTCTGATGTATTAGTTATCTCTCCAGATAGTGATTTCTTCAATTACATGAAGGGCCCAGCTATAAGATAA
- the hflK gene encoding FtsH protease activity modulator HflK, producing MAWNEPGNGGNKDRDPWGQKGKEQGPPDLDEIFKKLTSKFGGGKGGKFTGGANFNKVGVSLVLGVLAVIWVVSGFYTIKEAERGVVLRFGQYSQTVAPGLSWLPTFVDRVISVDVRSIRSMPASGSMLTKDENVVDVKMDIQYRVINPREYLFNVTNPDDSLHQAIDSALRFVIGHTTMDDVITTGREVVRQNTRDNIESIINEYHMGIELVDVNFLSARPPEAVKDAFDDAIAAQEDEQRYIREAEAYARSIEPTARGRVKRIEQEAQAYQQQIVLKAQGEVARFNSLLPQYQLAPEVTRQRLYLETMETVYSNTTKIVVDTKGTGNMLYLPLDKIMSANVESKPTRSANTVPAPQQPAQSNNRYQYPDTNSSNVRPDRFNTGRN from the coding sequence ATGGCTTGGAATGAGCCCGGAAATGGCGGTAATAAAGATCGCGACCCTTGGGGACAAAAAGGTAAAGAGCAGGGACCCCCTGATCTTGACGAAATATTTAAGAAGCTAACCAGCAAGTTCGGTGGCGGTAAAGGCGGTAAGTTCACTGGTGGTGCTAACTTTAATAAAGTTGGTGTCTCTCTGGTGCTTGGTGTACTAGCCGTGATCTGGGTGGTCAGTGGTTTCTATACGATCAAAGAAGCTGAACGTGGCGTGGTATTACGTTTTGGTCAGTATTCACAAACAGTTGCACCGGGTTTATCTTGGTTGCCGACGTTTGTTGACCGTGTGATCTCTGTTGACGTTAGGAGCATTCGCTCTATGCCGGCTTCAGGTTCGATGTTAACTAAAGATGAAAACGTAGTTGACGTAAAAATGGATATTCAATATCGCGTTATTAATCCGCGTGAATATCTATTTAACGTAACGAATCCGGATGATAGCTTACATCAAGCGATTGACAGTGCATTACGTTTCGTTATCGGTCATACGACAATGGATGATGTGATCACAACCGGTCGTGAAGTTGTACGTCAAAATACCCGTGACAACATTGAATCTATCATTAATGAGTATCACATGGGTATTGAACTTGTTGATGTCAACTTCTTGTCTGCACGCCCACCGGAAGCAGTTAAAGATGCATTCGATGATGCGATTGCGGCACAAGAAGATGAACAACGTTATATCCGTGAAGCCGAAGCTTATGCACGTTCAATTGAACCGACAGCTCGTGGTAGAGTGAAGCGTATTGAACAAGAAGCACAAGCTTATCAACAGCAAATTGTGTTAAAAGCACAAGGTGAAGTAGCACGTTTTAATAGCTTACTGCCACAATACCAACTTGCACCGGAAGTAACGCGTCAACGTTTATACCTAGAAACAATGGAAACGGTTTATTCAAATACAACGAAAATTGTGGTTGATACTAAAGGTACTGGCAACATGCTATATCTACCATTAGATAAGATCATGAGCGCTAATGTGGAGAGTAAACCGACTCGTTCGGCAAACACAGTACCAGCACCGCAACAACCAGCGCAATCAAATAACCGTTATCAGTATCCAGATACGAATAGTAGTAATGTTCGTCCTGATCGTTTTAACACAGGGAGAAACTAA
- the hflX gene encoding ribosome rescue GTPase HflX: MFDRHEAGERAILVHVNFSDEGNREDLHELEMLVSSAGVNALSVVTGTRSRPHPKYFVGTGKAEEIAEAVKLYQADIVIFNHALAPRQERNLEALLECRVVDRTGLILDIFSQRARTHEGKLQVELAQLRHMSTRLIRGWTHLERQKGGIGMRGPGETQLETDRRLLRARMDSILRRLDKVVTKRDQGRRSRKRREIPTISLVGYTNAGKSTLFNRLTGAKVYAADQLFATLDPTLRRLAVADVGEVVLADTVGFIRHLPHDLVAAFKATLTETREADLLLHVIDCADENMRGNIIEVNAVLTEIDAGEVPVLMVYNKVDKLDNGRCRIDYDDEGKPVNVWLSAMSGEGTEFLYQALTELLASTMQVVKLQLPAMQGHVVSHLYNLDCIEHEAFAENGDWLLDIRMTMIDWQRLKKHKCNNIEDFILQH, encoded by the coding sequence TTGTTTGATCGCCATGAAGCAGGTGAACGTGCCATATTAGTGCACGTTAATTTTAGTGATGAAGGCAATCGAGAAGATCTGCATGAATTAGAAATGCTGGTTTCCTCTGCCGGTGTTAATGCGTTATCTGTGGTAACAGGCACGCGTTCAAGACCACATCCTAAATATTTTGTTGGTACAGGTAAAGCAGAAGAAATTGCTGAAGCAGTAAAGCTTTATCAAGCAGATATTGTTATCTTTAACCATGCCTTAGCGCCACGCCAAGAACGTAACTTAGAAGCGTTACTGGAATGTCGTGTTGTTGACCGGACAGGCCTAATTTTAGATATATTTTCGCAACGTGCTCGTACCCATGAAGGTAAGTTACAAGTTGAGTTAGCGCAGCTGCGCCACATGTCGACCCGATTAATTCGCGGTTGGACGCATTTGGAACGCCAAAAAGGCGGTATCGGTATGCGTGGTCCAGGTGAAACTCAGCTGGAAACAGATCGCCGTTTATTACGCGCGCGTATGGACAGTATTTTACGTCGTTTAGACAAAGTGGTGACCAAACGTGACCAAGGTCGTCGCTCACGTAAACGTCGTGAAATACCGACAATTTCGTTAGTCGGTTATACCAATGCGGGAAAATCAACCCTGTTTAATCGTCTCACTGGTGCTAAAGTGTATGCTGCGGATCAATTGTTTGCGACGTTAGATCCTACATTACGTCGTCTTGCGGTTGCCGATGTTGGTGAAGTGGTGTTAGCGGATACTGTTGGTTTTATTCGTCACTTACCGCATGATTTAGTTGCTGCTTTTAAAGCCACATTGACGGAAACGCGAGAAGCGGATCTACTTTTACATGTAATTGATTGTGCAGATGAAAACATGCGCGGTAATATCATCGAAGTAAATGCGGTATTAACAGAAATTGATGCCGGTGAAGTACCTGTTTTAATGGTATACAACAAAGTGGATAAGCTTGATAATGGCCGTTGTCGTATTGATTATGATGACGAAGGTAAGCCTGTTAATGTATGGCTATCGGCAATGTCAGGCGAAGGTACAGAGTTTTTATATCAAGCATTAACGGAGTTACTGGCAAGTACCATGCAAGTGGTCAAGTTACAACTACCGGCAATGCAGGGTCATGTGGTGAGTCATCTGTATAATCTCGATTGTATTGAGCATGAAGCATTTGCTGAAAATGGTGACTGGCTACTCGACATTAGAATGACTATGATTGACTGGCAACGTTTGAAAAAACACAAATGTAATAACATTGAAGATTTTATCCTTCAGCATTAG
- the hfq gene encoding RNA chaperone Hfq, giving the protein MAKGQSLQDPFLNALRRERIPVAIYLVNGIKLQGQIESFDQFVILLKNTVSQMVYKHAISTVVPARPLQHGLQPDGESDK; this is encoded by the coding sequence ATGGCTAAGGGACAATCACTGCAGGACCCGTTTTTGAATGCATTACGTCGCGAACGTATTCCTGTCGCAATTTATTTAGTTAATGGTATTAAGCTACAAGGCCAAATTGAGTCATTTGACCAATTTGTTATCTTGCTAAAAAATACCGTCAGCCAAATGGTATATAAACATGCCATTTCAACTGTGGTACCGGCACGTCCGTTACAACATGGCCTTCAACCTGACGGTGAAAGTGATAAATAA